A DNA window from Brassica napus cultivar Da-Ae chromosome A4, Da-Ae, whole genome shotgun sequence contains the following coding sequences:
- the LOC106449989 gene encoding uncharacterized protein LOC106449989 isoform X1, with the protein MSFWSLVLPSSPSLSANLVKPHNGYGRLDRYLVRASSSDVPDFLSADWLESRRKRPFGPRLDFSAEDAVRHQLDALKYNDHPRYDYGIEVMYRFAGFDPFERSTYFGPFFDLGQFERFRRIFHHSSYRVLLGHKDRKILSSLLVEENRFKQRIWIQGTRPEEEEIFEFTMFQRIGGSWDGYWLTESLLHDGDVFSGGMAY; encoded by the exons ATGTCGTTTTGGTCTCTCGTTCTTCCATCCTCTCCTTCTCTGTCTGCTAACCTCGTTAAGCCTCATAATGGCTACGGAAGGCTCGATCGTTACCTCGTTCGAGCTTCTTCTTCCGATGTTCCAGATTTCCTCTCTGCGGATTG GTTGGAGAGTCGTAGGAAACGTCCTTTTGGCCCCAGACTTGAT ttTAGTGCGGAAGATGCTGTTCGACATCAGCTTGATGCATTGAAGTATAACGACCATCCTCGTTATGATTATGGCATCGAGGTCATGTATCGG TTTGCTGGATTCGACCCGTTTGAGAGATCCACCTACTTCGGTCCTTTCTTTGATCTAGGACAG TTTGAAAGGTTTCGGCGTATTTTTCACCACTCGTCTTACCGTGTGTTGCTTGGTCACAAGGATAGAAAGATCTTAAGCAGTTTACTCGTTGAAGAG AACCGTTTCAAGCAGAGGATTTGGATTCAAGGAACTCGGCCTGAGGAAGAAGAGATATTTGAATTCACTATGTTCCAG CGGATAGGCGGTTCATGGGATGGTTATTGGTTGACGGAGAGCTTGCTTCATGATGGAGATGTGTTTTCAGGAGGGATGGCTTACTGa
- the LOC106446815 gene encoding uncharacterized protein LOC106446815 isoform X1, producing the protein MSNNVLPQPLPVSTQMGPCVGVSTPEVRFLSEPNCNYQEAQISVRQDCNVMMQSSFVPNGAIDTTQLHGKRKTLSQPMSHSQPLAVQNKRMVPNRAWASDLNKGPKSASLSPKTQYLPASSLCTNTSFSCNKPGKPTTTRKQVSQPLKPQNESSNIVRSKMRESLAGALAMVQCQKDATKESKTLHSELELAASGVDVMVSKGSLNDSRFGGGISVQTEFLAMAKTSDTQDFAAQEPSPQANVSYSDNVFTKDYLLQGSGDLSWALESDLEFTENCQNEMTGAAANGGSQEKLLLDPKVLAFKMEAELFKLFGGVNKKYKEKGRSLLFNLKDKSNPKLREKVMYGEIAAERLCSMSAEELASKELAEWRQAKAEEMAQMVVLQDTEVDIRSLVRKTHKGEFQVEVEPMDSGSLEISVGSSSLNWSRPKKIKKKTPGGVKNESSEGSALIHGVTVDDEMQAATGSLPPIVSLDEFMSSIDPESPSESSGIGKGPSVSDHNDAEANIDIGTLPVKAEGDDLVSSMSHSDLKSVFIPAGERLWEGALQLSVSSLISVIGILKSGEKTTTEEWPMLLEIKGRVRLDAFEKFVRELPNSRSRAVMVMCFLCKEECSKTEQETISEVVDSYCKDERVGFAEPVSGVELYLCPTRGRTTEILSKIVPRNQLDFLKSLDDDGLIGVVVWRRPQLKKPPLSYSHHKNHGSSLTTLYSSRYGNMPEVNNHDDGGDVPPGFGPTAVARDDDDDLPEFNYLSRGDVVMDRTSRSDSVRELIHKYGKSEPLWNQGYNNNCDNGILPEWQPQPNPTNVNGGSVVRPRNEWWTHQAGGY; encoded by the exons ATGTCCAACAATGTCTTGCCTCAGCCTTTGCCTGTAAGTACACAAATGGGTCCATGCGTTGGTGTGTCTACTCCGGAAGTGAGATTCTTGTCAGAACCAAACTGTAACTATCAAGAGGCTCAGATCTCTGTGAGGCAGGATTGTAATGTAATGATGCAGTCATCGTTTGTGCCTAATGGTGCTATTGATACAACTCAGTTACATGGTAAGAGGAAAACACTGTCGCAGCCTATGTCTCATTCTCAACCATTGGCTGTGCAAAATAAACGGATGGTACCGAACCGAGCATGGGCGTCTGACCTAAATAAAGGTCCCAAGTCAGCTTCTCTTTCGCCTAAAACACAGTATTTGCCTGCTTCATCATTATGTACGAATACTTCTTTTTCTTGTAATAAACCTGGGAAGCCAACTACAACGAGGAAACAAGTTTCACAGCCGCTGAAACCTCAAAACGAGTCTTCTAATATTGTGAGGTCCAAAATGAGAGAATCGTTAGCTGGTGCACTGGCAATGGTACAGTGCCAAAAGGATGCTACCAAGGAGTCAAAAACGTTACATAGCGAGCTAGAGTTAGCTGCTTCTGGAGTTGATGTGATGGTGTCTAAAGGGAGCCTCAATGATTCTAGATTTGGAGGAGGTATCTCTGTTCAGACTGAGTTTTTAGCCATGGCTAAGACAAGTGATACCCAAGACTTTGCTGCACAAGAGCCTTCTCCGCAAGCCAATGTTTCGTATAGTGacaatgtgtttacaaaagATTATCTTTTGCAAGGGAGTGGTGACCTCTCTTGGGCTCTTGAGTCAGATTTAGAGTTTACAGAAAATTGTCAAAATGAAATGACTGGAGCTGCGGCTAATGGTGGGAGCCAAGAAAAGTTGTTGCTGGATCCAAAAGTGTTGGCGTTTAAAATGGAAGCAGAGCTCTTCAAGTTATTTGGCGGCGTGAATAAGAAGTACAAAGAGAAAGGACGGTCACTGTTATTCAATTTGAAAGACAAGAGTAATCCTAAGCTCAGGGAAAAGGTTATGTACGGAGAAATTGCAGCAGAGCGGTTGTGTTCAATGTCAGCTGAGGAGCTTGCTTCAAAGGAATTGGCAGAGTGGCGGCAAGCCAAAGCAGAAGAGATGGCTCAGATGGTTGTTCTGCAGGACACAGAGGTGGATATCAGAAGCTTGGTGAGGAAAACACACAAAGGAGAGTTCCAAGTGGAAGTGGAGCCAATGGATAGTGGCTCACTGGAGATCTCTGTGGGGTCGAGTTCGCTTAACTGGTCTCGACCAaagaaaatcaagaagaaaacacCTGGTGGAGTCAAGAATGAGTCTAGTGAGGGCTCTGCACTAATTCACGGTGTCACAGTAGATGATGAGATGCAGGCTGCCACTGGATCTCTTCCTCCAATTGTTTCTCTTGATGAGTTCATGTCATCCATAGATCCAGAATCTCCATCTGAGTCTTCAGGTATTGGGAAAGGACCTTCCGTATCAGATCATAATGATGCAGAGGCTAATATTGATATTGGTACATTACCAGTTAAGGCCGAGGGTGATGACTTAGTATCCTCAATGTCTCATTCTGATTTGAAATCTGTTTTCATACCTGCGGGTGAACGTCTATGGGAAGGTGCACTCCAGTTGAGTGTTTCTTCTCTGATCTCTGTCATCGGCATTCTGAAAAG TGGTGAAAAGACTACAACAGAAGAGTGGCCTATGTTGCTTGAGATCAAGGGAAGAGTCAGATTAGATGCATTTGAGAAGTTTGTTCGAGAGCTCCCAAATTCCAGGAGTCGTGCTGTAATG GTTATGTGTTTCCTCTGCAAAGAAGAGTGCTCCAAGACAGAACAAGAAACCATTTCTGAG GTGGTGGATTCATACTGTAAAGATGAGAGAGTGGGTTTCGCTGAACCAGTTTCAGGAGTTGAGCTTTACCTTTGCCCAACACGTGGCAGAACCACCGAGATTTTAAGTAAAATTGTTCCAAGAAACCAACTTGATTTCTTGAAATCTTTAGATGATGATGGTCTTATAGGTGTTGTTGTATGGAGAAGACCACAATTAAAAAAACCACCACTATCTTACTCTCATCACAAGAACCACGGTTCTTCGTTAACCACACTTTATTCGTCTCGTTACGGTAACATGCCAGAGGTCAACAACCATGACGACGGTGGTGATGTGCCGCCGGGGTTTGGTCCAACGGCCGTGGCtagggatgatgatgatgacttgcCTGAATTTAACTATTTGTCTCGTGGAGATGTTGTCATGGACCGGACCAGCCGGTCCGATTCTGTAAGAGAGCTAATTCATAAATATGGAAAATCTGAACCTTTGTGGAATCAAGGTTATAATAATAATTGCGACAATGGCATACTACCAGAATGGCAGCCTCAACCAAACCCAACGAACGTAAATGGTGGCTCAGTGGTTAGACCACGTAATGAGTGGTGGACGCATCAGGCTGGAggatattaa
- the LOC106449988 gene encoding uncharacterized protein LOC106449988: MAGRISCCLNLPLLDSNSAQSSSQRLKTTSQISRRRTEDETEPRKNKCSLPMALAATVVIGAIQISNVPLVEAAVVKPTVIKETAPRRWSDKRACPPWLQNSLETIVPENLPRPSSHRRLELAGLGKRDAPPVGAVVTRASKAACFSM; this comes from the exons ATGGCAGGGAGAATAAGCTGTTGTCTGAATCTTCCTCTCCTAGATTCCAACTCTGCGCAATCATCTTCTCAACGACTCAAGACAACGTCACAGATCTCTCG GAGGAGAACAGAGGATGAAACCGAGCCACGGAAGAACAAGTGTTCCCTTCCCATGGCCTTGGCAGCGACTGTTGTGATCGGCGCTATTCAGATCAGTAACGTGCCGTTGGTGGAAGCGGCAGTTGTAAAACCGACGGTGATCAAAGAGACGGCGCCGCGGAGGTGGAGTGACAAGAGGGCTTGTCCGCCTTGGCTTCAGAACTCACTCGAGACCATCGTACCAGAGAATCTTCCTCGTCCGTCGAGTCATCGGCGTTTGGAGTTAGCCGGACTCGGTAAGCGTGACGCACCGCCGGTCGGTGCGGTGGTGACACGCGCCAGTAAGGCTGCTTGTTTCTCCATGTAA
- the LOC106449992 gene encoding F-box/kelch-repeat protein At2g44700-like, translating to MSPSHFSSLPNDIAWEVLARVPKCKYPLLACLSKNFTYLVRSPEIHKIRSLLRKDSLYISFRNKNYRAQNPRWYTLRRAENNPSENQFVVSVNPALPNHYHRMPSIVAHGPEIFFICGPFVQSPSFWVFDSRTDVLRRGPTMNANRTYKSVGVVGRKLYVVGGVRSNENVAESFDLTTETWEPAPVPKEEKTWLASVTVSLDRKVCALMLVGAYTVCYDPWDGSCDSFALPEDKWWKTGVCVMENVLYVYYARFGLMWYDTELRLWRVVNGLSDVKKVRSVGMAEYYGKVALLWKEHGGCGKEIWCRMIAMGKCEEGVKGTAESAQLLGSVPDGYRMDNCLSVSD from the coding sequence ATGTCGCCGTCACACTTTTCCTCACTGCCTAACGACATAGCGTGGGAAGTCTTAGCGCGCGTGCCGAAATGCAAATACCCACTCCTCGCTTGCCTCTCCAAGAACTTCACTTATCTCGTTCGTTCCCCGGAGATTCACAAGATTCGCTCTCTCCTCCGCAAAGATTCCCTCTACATCTCCTTCAGGAACAAAAACTATCGCGCCCAGAACCCGCGTTGGTACACTCTGCGCAGAGCTGAGAACAATCCGAGCGAGAACCAGTTCGTTGTCTCCGTCAACCCCGCGCTTCCTAACCATTACCACCGCATGCCCTCGATCGTCGCTCACGGTCCGGAGATTTTCTTTATCTGCGGACCGTTCGTGCAGTCGCCAAGCTTTTGGGTCTTTGATTCTCGAACCGACGTGCTTCGACGAGGACCAACCATGAACGCGAACCGAACGTATAAAAGCGTGGGAGTAGTCGGACGCAAGCTATACGTGGTCGGAGGGGTAAGATCTAACGAGAATGTCGCCGAGTCATTTGACCTAACGACGGAAACTTGGGAGCCAGCGCCGGTCCCTAAGGAAGAAAAGACGTGGCTCGCGTCTGTCACGGTGTCGTTAGACAGGAAGGTGTGTGCGTTGATGCTCGTTGGAGCCTACACTGTTTGCTACGATCCTTGGGATGGTTCTTGCGACAGTTTTGCTTTGCCTGAAGATAAGTGGTGGAAAACGGGTGTTTGTGTGATGGAGAATGTGCTCTACGTTTATTACGCTAGATTCGGGCTGATGTGGTATGACACTGAGCTGAGGTTATGGAGAGTGGTGAATGGTTTGAGTGATGTCAAAAAGGTTCGATCCGTTGGGATGGCGGAATACTATGGAAAGGTGGCGCTTTTGTGGAAAGAACATGGTGGTTGTGGAAAGGAGATTTGGTGTAGAATGATTGCTATGGGTAAGTGTGAAGAAGGGGTCAAGGGGACTGCAGAATCGGCTCAACTTCTGGGGAGTGTCCCTGATGGTTACAGAATGGACAATTGTCTATCAGTTTCAGACTAA
- the LOC106449989 gene encoding uncharacterized protein LOC106449989 isoform X2 yields MATEGSIVTSFELLLPMFQISSLRIGWRVVGNVLLAPDLIAEDAVRHQLDALKYNDHPRYDYGIEVMYRFAGFDPFERSTYFGPFFDLGQFERFRRIFHHSSYRVLLGHKDRKILSSLLVEENRFKQRIWIQGTRPEEEEIFEFTMFQRIGGSWDGYWLTESLLHDGDVFSGGMAY; encoded by the exons ATGGCTACGGAAGGCTCGATCGTTACCTCGTTCGAGCTTCTTCTTCCGATGTTCCAGATTTCCTCTCTGCGGATTG GTTGGAGAGTCGTAGGAAACGTCCTTTTGGCCCCAGACTTGAT TGCGGAAGATGCTGTTCGACATCAGCTTGATGCATTGAAGTATAACGACCATCCTCGTTATGATTATGGCATCGAGGTCATGTATCGG TTTGCTGGATTCGACCCGTTTGAGAGATCCACCTACTTCGGTCCTTTCTTTGATCTAGGACAG TTTGAAAGGTTTCGGCGTATTTTTCACCACTCGTCTTACCGTGTGTTGCTTGGTCACAAGGATAGAAAGATCTTAAGCAGTTTACTCGTTGAAGAG AACCGTTTCAAGCAGAGGATTTGGATTCAAGGAACTCGGCCTGAGGAAGAAGAGATATTTGAATTCACTATGTTCCAG CGGATAGGCGGTTCATGGGATGGTTATTGGTTGACGGAGAGCTTGCTTCATGATGGAGATGTGTTTTCAGGAGGGATGGCTTACTGa
- the LOC106446815 gene encoding uncharacterized protein LOC106446815 isoform X2 yields the protein MGPCVGVSTPEVRFLSEPNCNYQEAQISVRQDCNVMMQSSFVPNGAIDTTQLHGKRKTLSQPMSHSQPLAVQNKRMVPNRAWASDLNKGPKSASLSPKTQYLPASSLCTNTSFSCNKPGKPTTTRKQVSQPLKPQNESSNIVRSKMRESLAGALAMVQCQKDATKESKTLHSELELAASGVDVMVSKGSLNDSRFGGGISVQTEFLAMAKTSDTQDFAAQEPSPQANVSYSDNVFTKDYLLQGSGDLSWALESDLEFTENCQNEMTGAAANGGSQEKLLLDPKVLAFKMEAELFKLFGGVNKKYKEKGRSLLFNLKDKSNPKLREKVMYGEIAAERLCSMSAEELASKELAEWRQAKAEEMAQMVVLQDTEVDIRSLVRKTHKGEFQVEVEPMDSGSLEISVGSSSLNWSRPKKIKKKTPGGVKNESSEGSALIHGVTVDDEMQAATGSLPPIVSLDEFMSSIDPESPSESSGIGKGPSVSDHNDAEANIDIGTLPVKAEGDDLVSSMSHSDLKSVFIPAGERLWEGALQLSVSSLISVIGILKSGEKTTTEEWPMLLEIKGRVRLDAFEKFVRELPNSRSRAVMVMCFLCKEECSKTEQETISEVVDSYCKDERVGFAEPVSGVELYLCPTRGRTTEILSKIVPRNQLDFLKSLDDDGLIGVVVWRRPQLKKPPLSYSHHKNHGSSLTTLYSSRYGNMPEVNNHDDGGDVPPGFGPTAVARDDDDDLPEFNYLSRGDVVMDRTSRSDSVRELIHKYGKSEPLWNQGYNNNCDNGILPEWQPQPNPTNVNGGSVVRPRNEWWTHQAGGY from the exons ATGGGTCCATGCGTTGGTGTGTCTACTCCGGAAGTGAGATTCTTGTCAGAACCAAACTGTAACTATCAAGAGGCTCAGATCTCTGTGAGGCAGGATTGTAATGTAATGATGCAGTCATCGTTTGTGCCTAATGGTGCTATTGATACAACTCAGTTACATGGTAAGAGGAAAACACTGTCGCAGCCTATGTCTCATTCTCAACCATTGGCTGTGCAAAATAAACGGATGGTACCGAACCGAGCATGGGCGTCTGACCTAAATAAAGGTCCCAAGTCAGCTTCTCTTTCGCCTAAAACACAGTATTTGCCTGCTTCATCATTATGTACGAATACTTCTTTTTCTTGTAATAAACCTGGGAAGCCAACTACAACGAGGAAACAAGTTTCACAGCCGCTGAAACCTCAAAACGAGTCTTCTAATATTGTGAGGTCCAAAATGAGAGAATCGTTAGCTGGTGCACTGGCAATGGTACAGTGCCAAAAGGATGCTACCAAGGAGTCAAAAACGTTACATAGCGAGCTAGAGTTAGCTGCTTCTGGAGTTGATGTGATGGTGTCTAAAGGGAGCCTCAATGATTCTAGATTTGGAGGAGGTATCTCTGTTCAGACTGAGTTTTTAGCCATGGCTAAGACAAGTGATACCCAAGACTTTGCTGCACAAGAGCCTTCTCCGCAAGCCAATGTTTCGTATAGTGacaatgtgtttacaaaagATTATCTTTTGCAAGGGAGTGGTGACCTCTCTTGGGCTCTTGAGTCAGATTTAGAGTTTACAGAAAATTGTCAAAATGAAATGACTGGAGCTGCGGCTAATGGTGGGAGCCAAGAAAAGTTGTTGCTGGATCCAAAAGTGTTGGCGTTTAAAATGGAAGCAGAGCTCTTCAAGTTATTTGGCGGCGTGAATAAGAAGTACAAAGAGAAAGGACGGTCACTGTTATTCAATTTGAAAGACAAGAGTAATCCTAAGCTCAGGGAAAAGGTTATGTACGGAGAAATTGCAGCAGAGCGGTTGTGTTCAATGTCAGCTGAGGAGCTTGCTTCAAAGGAATTGGCAGAGTGGCGGCAAGCCAAAGCAGAAGAGATGGCTCAGATGGTTGTTCTGCAGGACACAGAGGTGGATATCAGAAGCTTGGTGAGGAAAACACACAAAGGAGAGTTCCAAGTGGAAGTGGAGCCAATGGATAGTGGCTCACTGGAGATCTCTGTGGGGTCGAGTTCGCTTAACTGGTCTCGACCAaagaaaatcaagaagaaaacacCTGGTGGAGTCAAGAATGAGTCTAGTGAGGGCTCTGCACTAATTCACGGTGTCACAGTAGATGATGAGATGCAGGCTGCCACTGGATCTCTTCCTCCAATTGTTTCTCTTGATGAGTTCATGTCATCCATAGATCCAGAATCTCCATCTGAGTCTTCAGGTATTGGGAAAGGACCTTCCGTATCAGATCATAATGATGCAGAGGCTAATATTGATATTGGTACATTACCAGTTAAGGCCGAGGGTGATGACTTAGTATCCTCAATGTCTCATTCTGATTTGAAATCTGTTTTCATACCTGCGGGTGAACGTCTATGGGAAGGTGCACTCCAGTTGAGTGTTTCTTCTCTGATCTCTGTCATCGGCATTCTGAAAAG TGGTGAAAAGACTACAACAGAAGAGTGGCCTATGTTGCTTGAGATCAAGGGAAGAGTCAGATTAGATGCATTTGAGAAGTTTGTTCGAGAGCTCCCAAATTCCAGGAGTCGTGCTGTAATG GTTATGTGTTTCCTCTGCAAAGAAGAGTGCTCCAAGACAGAACAAGAAACCATTTCTGAG GTGGTGGATTCATACTGTAAAGATGAGAGAGTGGGTTTCGCTGAACCAGTTTCAGGAGTTGAGCTTTACCTTTGCCCAACACGTGGCAGAACCACCGAGATTTTAAGTAAAATTGTTCCAAGAAACCAACTTGATTTCTTGAAATCTTTAGATGATGATGGTCTTATAGGTGTTGTTGTATGGAGAAGACCACAATTAAAAAAACCACCACTATCTTACTCTCATCACAAGAACCACGGTTCTTCGTTAACCACACTTTATTCGTCTCGTTACGGTAACATGCCAGAGGTCAACAACCATGACGACGGTGGTGATGTGCCGCCGGGGTTTGGTCCAACGGCCGTGGCtagggatgatgatgatgacttgcCTGAATTTAACTATTTGTCTCGTGGAGATGTTGTCATGGACCGGACCAGCCGGTCCGATTCTGTAAGAGAGCTAATTCATAAATATGGAAAATCTGAACCTTTGTGGAATCAAGGTTATAATAATAATTGCGACAATGGCATACTACCAGAATGGCAGCCTCAACCAAACCCAACGAACGTAAATGGTGGCTCAGTGGTTAGACCACGTAATGAGTGGTGGACGCATCAGGCTGGAggatattaa